Proteins encoded by one window of Cellvibrio sp. KY-GH-1:
- a CDS encoding FTR1 family protein, whose protein sequence is MNDLKRFHMCIVSVVVTWFLIAGSAFAQSVAPGDSKQLWQLLDYVAVDYSGAVADGVIISEAEYAEMLDFTENAGAQLQLLPEHESKQNIADKIAELRAAVLRKEASKNVAPLAQQANALLITAYPFPVAPRTVPDLVRGQSLYAAQCASCHGAEGKGDGLLAKNLEPKPIAFTDAERARTRSLMALYQVISQGVEGTSMVSFNSLSEEDRWSLAFYIGTLSHDETMREHGKQLWANNHDQIKGRFVDLTALTTITEAGLAETVKESTAHTITAYLRANPTVVEANKPIGLALSRLRLAESLAAVRAGDRNLATRLSLSAYLDGFEPLEPIVATRDSTLMIAVETAMLDYRSAVAKGTIEDAEAAAIQLELLFSQVDGVLQEAKADPATTFIGALTILLREGVEALLIVIGMITFLKKTDKPDALRHVHRGWISALIAGVLTWVVATYLIGISGANREVTEGVGSLLAAVVLLSVGLWMHQKSSAGKWQDYLKGKLSAAVSSRSAWALFALAFIAVYREVFETVLFYSALAADGNSEALIAGFFTAVLLLAVIAWILLRTTARMPLEKFFSFTSILVMILAVILTGKGVSALQEAGWISVSLIATPRVEWLGLYPTLETLTAQMLVALIVLGYISVNWLKTRNREIKIDI, encoded by the coding sequence GTGAATGATTTGAAACGTTTCCATATGTGTATCGTCAGTGTTGTTGTAACCTGGTTTCTTATTGCAGGTTCTGCATTTGCACAAAGTGTTGCTCCCGGAGATTCGAAGCAGTTATGGCAGCTGCTTGATTACGTCGCGGTTGACTACAGTGGAGCGGTTGCAGACGGCGTCATCATCAGCGAAGCCGAATATGCTGAAATGTTGGATTTCACGGAGAACGCAGGCGCGCAATTACAGTTGTTACCCGAGCATGAATCTAAACAAAATATTGCCGACAAGATAGCTGAACTGCGAGCAGCTGTTCTGCGGAAGGAAGCGAGTAAAAACGTCGCCCCACTAGCGCAACAAGCAAACGCACTCTTGATAACCGCCTATCCCTTTCCGGTAGCGCCAAGAACTGTTCCCGATCTTGTTCGTGGTCAATCTCTGTATGCAGCGCAATGCGCTTCATGCCATGGAGCAGAAGGAAAAGGCGATGGTTTGCTTGCAAAAAACCTGGAACCTAAACCGATTGCGTTTACGGATGCGGAGCGTGCTCGTACAAGGAGTCTGATGGCTCTCTACCAAGTAATTTCCCAAGGTGTGGAAGGCACTTCGATGGTGAGTTTTAATTCACTATCGGAAGAAGATCGATGGTCGCTCGCATTTTATATCGGAACACTTTCCCACGATGAGACCATGCGCGAACACGGTAAACAACTGTGGGCTAACAACCATGATCAGATAAAGGGCCGCTTCGTCGATTTAACCGCGCTTACAACGATCACCGAGGCAGGTCTGGCCGAGACAGTAAAAGAAAGTACAGCTCATACTATAACGGCATACCTCAGGGCCAATCCCACTGTAGTAGAAGCAAATAAACCCATAGGCTTGGCGTTATCGCGGTTGCGTCTTGCAGAAAGTCTCGCCGCTGTGCGAGCCGGAGATCGAAATCTTGCTACCCGTTTGAGCTTGTCGGCCTATCTGGATGGTTTCGAACCACTTGAGCCCATAGTCGCCACTCGCGACAGCACACTGATGATTGCTGTTGAAACAGCGATGCTCGACTATCGCTCAGCGGTTGCCAAAGGAACAATCGAGGATGCTGAAGCGGCGGCCATCCAATTGGAGCTGCTTTTTTCGCAAGTTGATGGCGTATTACAAGAAGCAAAAGCAGACCCTGCGACTACTTTCATCGGGGCGCTCACCATTCTTTTGCGCGAAGGTGTTGAGGCATTGTTAATTGTTATCGGCATGATCACATTCCTGAAAAAGACTGATAAACCCGATGCGCTCCGCCACGTTCACAGGGGATGGATAAGCGCCTTGATAGCGGGAGTCCTGACGTGGGTGGTAGCAACTTATTTGATAGGAATCAGTGGTGCTAACCGCGAGGTGACCGAGGGTGTTGGGTCATTACTCGCCGCTGTCGTTTTGCTGAGTGTTGGGCTATGGATGCATCAAAAAAGCAGTGCGGGTAAGTGGCAAGATTATCTGAAAGGAAAATTATCAGCGGCGGTTTCGAGTCGATCAGCATGGGCGCTATTTGCGCTGGCGTTCATCGCGGTGTATCGAGAAGTTTTTGAAACTGTGCTGTTCTATTCCGCTCTGGCAGCAGATGGAAATAGTGAAGCACTTATAGCCGGTTTTTTCACAGCAGTATTATTATTGGCTGTGATTGCATGGATATTGTTACGCACCACCGCACGCATGCCGTTAGAGAAGTTCTTCTCTTTCACTTCCATTCTGGTAATGATCCTAGCAGTAATATTGACTGGCAAAGGTGTGTCAGCGTTGCAAGAAGCTGGATGGATTAGTGTAAGTTTAATTGCTACTCCGCGCGTAGAATGGCTCGGACTTTATCCGACGCTGGAAACATTGACCGCACAGATGTTGGTTGCCTTGATAGTATTGGGATACATCAGTGTTAACTGGCTTAAGACCCGCAATAGGGAGATCAAAATTGATATTTAG